A segment of the Fibrobacter succinogenes subsp. succinogenes S85 genome:
TTGAAGAAACGATTTGTGGCGGTGGAAAAACTGGAGGCAATAGTGAACTCTCCGCATTTGCGGAACCGCAGCAACTGCTGGATACGATGTCACATGCGGTGTCCGAGTTTGTGAATGGCGCGGAGCAGAGCGATGACCTTACCATGCTTGTGATAAAGTACAAAGGGTAAGGGATGAAAATAAAAATGCCTAAAATAGGGAAGCTATTTTAGGCAAGGCGAGGTGTTGCCGTTTAAAACCAGTAGCGCTTCATCTTTTTCATGAACGCTGCGTCTACTGGCCATCCGGAAGCGTCTGGGATGACAGAGTCAATCGCGCAGTAAGGGCATAAAGCTGTCAGGTCTTCCCTGTCAATGCAGAAGTCTTCTACTTCTGATGCGGGGAATGTTTTGCAGCAAAAGAAGCAGCCGCACATCTGGGATCTTTTTACGAGCCCTCTGTTCTGGAAGGAAGCGGCGTGTGCCTTTTTGATAATCTCAGGCATGTTTCTAGTCATATAAGAATCCTCTATAAAAGTTTTCCCATGTTGGGAGTTTTTAGGCAATGCTGTTTTGAATCTTGCCGGATTGGATAAGAAATTCTCTTACGTAGCGATAGTAGTCTCTACAGAAGTTTGAAAAAGCTCTGGAATCGCTTGGTGTGCATGGAATAGAGAATATCTTATTTGCACCTTCTTCGATGTGTCGCAAGATGACGTGCTTGCCGTGACGTGCGATTTCCCATTTTTTGGACTTTAAGATGTTTAGGACGAAATCGCGGATGTCTTTGTTGTTGGAAATGTAAGGCTGCATAGTGCTCTCCTGGGCTGAGGTTTGTTGGATGCCGAGTGAATAGCGAAATGCGTGCCAAATTTTTGAAATGGCTAAATATGGCGAAAAACAGGCTTTGTGTAAGCGGAACTATATTTAGTAAGAAATATTTTTCACAAACAAGAAATATTTTTCTTGTTATACTGGGTTTTGTGATTTGAAATAGAATGTTATTTCAAATTACTTTTAAAAGGCTCCCATTTTCCATGAAGTTTCATATCTTCGTCTTTGAAGAACCATTTTATGGTATTCCCGTTTCTGCTCCAACGACTGTGACAGTTCCGGCACTCGAATAAGAAGTTATTTTCGGTAGAGCCCTTCGCCCTAGTAGCGTCAGCTTTACAGCAGGGACATTTTTGGATGAGGCTTATTAGGGCGTTCCCGGTCTTGAGAATTTCTATGTCTTCATCGCGGTTTTTGCGATAGGTACTCAGGTCCCTTTTCTGGATTCTGTCAGTATGCTCTCTTTTATCAACCTGCTTCTTGAATTCATTGTCGTCGTAACGATCGAGCAGGTATTTACCGTCTAGCATATTGGGGACAAGTTCCTTTATAAATCTATTCTGGGGCACTTTGAACGGATACTGGCACATGAGCATTGCCCAAATCCACTGGAAAATAATCCTTTGGATTAGGAGTTTTGGGAAGATGGATTGCGGTGCTATGCCCAGTACCATATAGGCTTCGTTGTTTTTGAACATATCATGCAATATGGTAAAGTTGTCTTCGTCTTCGCTCAGGTAGGGGTTACATTGTGGATATACAAGGACCGATACATCGCCTGTATAGGGGTTAGACTCATTAAGGACGTTGTCGATATAGCAGCTTGTGGGTTTTGAGGTAACGAAAACAAAGCGCAGCTTTTTGCCGTTTGCTTCTAGTTCAAGGCTGTTGTAGGGTGTTTCTCTATATTCCGGCTTGATATAGTTCCAGCAATCCCAATCCATGTTTGTGGTTCTGAAATCTTCGATGCACCTCTTGACGAATTCTTTTTCGTTATGCAGCAGCAGGACCTGTTCTTCTTTTTTTTCTGCCTTAGAAAGAGTTTTGATACGTGCACGCTTGACCTCTTTCTGTATCTTGGGTAAGTACCGGTAATGCTGGTTGTTCATCAGGACGTTTGTCATGATGTCGTGATTGATGTCCACTTCAACGTTGGGAAAGGTCTTAAGGTTACTGAACAGTAGCGTATTCCAAAAGGAGGATATGACGCGCTGCAGGTATTTTAGGAAATCGATAGTCCGCTTCAGCAGTTCTCTATTTTCCTTGACTTTCTCGATGCTGTATTCCTTGAGTAGGGAACTCAGTTCCGATTCCATAGATAAGTAATCTACATAGCTGACTTCTTGGTAATACAACTCTATTTCATTATAGGCGTTGTCGATATTCTTGAGTCTCTGCAATCGCTGGTTTATTAATGAAATTAGTATTTTGCAGAGTGTGAACATCAAGCGGTTTTCGTACGTTTCCCATTTGTCGTCCCTGACTAAAGAAAGCAGACGCTGTGGGTGGACTCCGACAAACGAACGGTTTCTCCAGTCCTCGGAATGCCCTGCCAGATATTCAAGGGCGCGAGATGCGAATTTTTTGACACGGCTAGTTGGCTGCTTTATTTCCTCTTCCTTCAGGTCAAGAATTGGTCTGGCTACGGCCTCCTTTAGGTGAGTGAGAGGGTCGTTTCGCTTAATTTGGTCAATGTCTTCTTGTAGGAACGTTTCTAGCTGGTTGCGATCAAGGTCGTCGGGATTGTTGCACAGCGAAAAGAACGAATCCTTGTCTTCGTCAAGCAGCCGAAATGCGGCAAGGATATCGTTGGTGATAGGCTCGGATTCCTTGACTTCGATGTCGTCAAAGTGGTAGATGACATTCCCCTTTTGCGCCTCCTCTCTGCTTAGGGCATAAAGGCCTCCACAATCGGGGTTGTCAATCTTGACATCCTTTTGCAAGAAGATATCGAACATTAGGCGCCTCGTTTCTTTGCTGCGATGTCCTGGTCAATGAGCCTGATGGTTGCCGAGTTGTCGTCTAGTTTTATATTTTTTTGAATTTCTTCTTTAAGTTTTACTAGAGAATCTTCCTGCACGCCAAATAGACCCGTGATTTTGCCTTTTCGTACAATCTTTGTGGCAAGGAGATGGTCTAGAGCGAGTTCTTTGGACCCTCCTGCGGCACAGACCACAGGAACGAAATTCCTGATTTGCCTTTCGAGACGGTTTCCGAAAGATACATCAAATTCCGACTTTAGTACATCCTTGAGGGAATGCATTTTTTCAGTGACCCAGGCAGCTTGCTGTTCTCCTTCATCTGATTCCTGTGCTTCGACAAATGCGTTTCTCAAATCCTCGGCGGACCAGTGGGCCGCACCTTGTCTTATCTTTTGGTAGGACGGTTTTTGAGTATTGCGCTCCATCACCATGACGTGGGCGCGGTCGTACGTCTTGTCGGCGAATTCCATGGTGGTTTCGTCATGGTTTGCGGTGCCGATAAACCACACGTTGGGAGGAACAATGATTTTTTCATTTTGGAGGTATTTGGGCCAACGGTCTGATTCCATAGTTTCTTTGGGCATTCCCGAAAGCAGCTCAACTGTTAGGGGATCAAATATGGAGCTATTTGCTTGCTCCATTGCTGAAATGAAGTCTGCAAAATATTGTTCGGGATGTGACAAGTTCATTTCGTCGAGAATTAGGAAAAATAGGCGGTTTTTGAACTGAGGCGTAGATGCGGTATAGAGCCCCTTGGAGAAGGGTTTTTCGTAGAACTTCTTTTCGAAGGCATTGTAGTAACCCAGCAAATCCTGGTTGTCGCGCCATCCGGCCTGAACAGGGATTATGCAGCTACAGGAACCGTTATCCTTCTCTGACTTGCTACCATCGGAATTATCTCCAACGATAGAAGCGAACGCTTGTGCTAATTTGGTCTTGCCTGTTCCGCTAATACCCTGTAGTAAAATGAGGCGGCTCATGGCTAGGCCACCAACAAACAGTTGCAGAGTTTCGGGTGTATAGAAAAGGTGGGGCTGATATTGCGTCAACTGGTAGCCGACTGCATTCACGAATTCTTTAAGGTCACCGGAATTTTGGGTGAAACTGATGTATTCGCGGTTGCATCTGCTATCGATGTTCTTGAATTCAGCAAAAATGTCCTTATTCTGGTCTTTTGCGGTAAGCTCATCGAGCTCTTTACGCAATTGGTTTTGTGCTTCTTTGAGAGCCGCGTTGTGCGTTTCCAAAGTTTTATTTAAAGCAATTAAACCTTCTGTGTCTACAATTTTTCTTCGATAATCCATTACCTGTTTAGAGAGCGCATTCTTTTCGGCGATGGCTGATTCGCATTGGTCTTTGAAACTCTGCAAAGCATCTTCCATCTCCTGCTGGTGTTCCGGGCTCCAGGCAGAATTAAGTTCCAACTTGAGAGTTGCATTTTTATTGCGAAGATTGTTTATCAACTCCTTGGCCTCTTCGGCACTCATCCCATCGAGCTGTGACTTGATATCCTTGTAGCTCTTTAATTGCTTTTGCAGGTTCTTATTTTCTTCATTCAAGTCTTTAATTTGATTTTCGAAGGATGCCTTGCTTTGTGCGAGTCTGTTATCATACTCAAGTTGAATCTCTTCCCTGATTTCATCAAATGCCTTTTTCCTGTTTTCATATTCCGTTTTCTCAAGAATGCATTTTTCTTGCTCTTTGCTTAAAGAGGCGAGTTTGTTTTTGTAATCTTCAGATTGCTTTTGCAGCGAGTTTCTTGTTGATTCCAGATCTTTATTGAGTTTTTCGGTAATCTCATTTTTCCATTTGGTCTCGTTTGCGATAAAGCCTGCATCGGCTTCGGCTTCTCTTTGCTTAATCTGAGCTTTAAGCCCTTCTAGGCGTTCGTCTTCTTTTTTGTTTGCGTCTTCTTTTATCTGAGCCTTGCCTTCTCTTTCGGTAACATCGTCCTCGCGTTTTTTTGCTTCACCTTCTCTTTCGTTAAGTTTGTTTTCGCGTTTATTTAGTCCATCTTCTCTGTCTTTAAGCTCGCTTTCCTTGTCTTCTTGCTCTTTAGATGTTTGTCCTAAATCTGCAATTTTGGTATCATAACCTTTTTTGGCTTTGTCGCAATCTTCCTTGGCAATCTTGTACAAGCCAATTACATCGTTGAGCTCATTTTGCAGAGCCTTAAGAGTTTCTTTTTCTTCGTCGGAAAGCTTGTTCTCTGAAGGAATTAGATTTTTGATTTTATCCAATATAGATTCTTTGGGCATGTTGATTTCTGGCGAAGCGTCGTCAACATTAGATATGGCGGGAGCACTTTCAACAGAGGCCTTTATCGGGGTGAAAATGCTGTTCATGTCGTCTATGCTTATGGGGGCATGACGCTGAGGTGTAGAAGGTTGGTTTTTGTTCTTGTTTTTATTTTTCTTGCTCATTTGTATGCCTCGTGTAAAATATCTAACTGTTTTTCAATTCTGTTGTAAATATCAATGTAGGGGTATGGAATAGGTTTTCTGTTTGTGTTAAAATGACCGTAGGTGTTGCGCGTGTCCACCAGTTCAAGAATGAATTTAAGGTCGTCGCTCAATGACCCGTTTTTTTCCAGTCTTGCCATAAACCAAGCTAGTGGGTTTTGGGGATGATAAAGGTAAAAGATAAGATGCCTAATGAGTAGTGACTTAAGAGAAGGCTTCCTTCGAGTCATACTCCCCCATACATCATCGTTTGTCAATTTTTTCTTGATGTCTTCGTCCAGTTCTAGATTGCGCATCTTTAGGCCGCCTTCCAAGTAGTAATGGCGATCTAAATCTCTTTTGAGAGCAACCTTTTTGAGCTCATCGTTAAAGGGCGTGTTTTTTGTTCTAAGGATGCTTTCGTACATGTTTTGCATTCTAGTAAGGAATGCATCGCCTAGATCAAGCGAGTTGTCTGTATCGTCGGTAAGAAGGTCTTTTAAAACAAAGAATCTGCAAATTTCAATAATAATGTCTTCTTCAAAATGTGGGTATCTGCCTTGAATACGATCTTGAAGCGTAATGGGAATCTCTATTGATTTAATTCCTAAAAAAGCTCCCATTTTTTCATTTTGTTCAAGGGCTGTATCTAGTTCGTTTTTGAGGAACTCCATTGGAATTTTGGACTGTTCTTCTAGCATGTCAATGCATTGAAAGTCTTCGCCTTCAGAAATTTTTTTGACCTTGACAAGCAGAAAATTGCATATTTCAGGTTCTTGGTTCCGCTTCTCAATGGAAATTATTTTATCGGGTTGCTCAATGTAGCTCGCCTTGATGTCATTGTAGTCGGACAAGGCAATATCGCAGTCGATTTGCTGGTATTCCTTCCACATATTGTAAATGTCTTCTTCCGAAATGTCTGTTGAGTTTTCTCTAACTTTGTTGGTGCGTGGGTACACAATAAACGGCTTGATGTTGCAGGGCATACCCTTGGACCCGCCGGCAATAGTGATTCCTTTTTCGTTTTGTTGGTAATCAATGGACGTGAGTTCCCCATTCATTAGGGGGTGTGGAATTAATTGTCCTGTCAACATGGATTGTAACACTACGATTCGACTTTTTTTGATTGTGGTCTCCGTGCAGGAGACTCCTTCTGGTATGTGCCACTTGTCAATCCCTTTTGTGACTTTCTGCTTGAGGTCGTGTTCAAGAATATAGCGAATTAGGGCCTCATCTAGATTGGTCAATTCATGGAGCTCTTGGACAGTCTTGTCTCCGGTCAGGAGAAGGTTTATGATTAGATCCGAAAAAAAGTTTTCGGGGATATTTGCTTCTGCTACCAGAATATCCCATACAATGACAGGCAAGGTGAAATAATCACCCTTGGAGAGTTCACTTGAATTGCAAAATAAATTAGCAATTTCCATATTATTTTTCCTCGTCTGCAAGTTTAATAAATTCTTTTAAAGCGGGAACTTCCTCTTGTGCTTTTTCTGTTTCATACATTTTTCTATTTCCTACAATCACAAGGAGTTTCTTTTGACGAGAGAAAGCGACGTTTAGACGGTTTTCTGATTTGAGAAAGCCGAAGTTGTTCCTGTCGTTGCTGCGAACAACAGAGAAGAATACGATATCAAATTGCCGCCCTTGGAACGCGTCGATTGATCCGATTTCTAGATGCTTGTTGTCAATTTTTTTCTTGAGTTCTGCATCTGACTTAGCAATTTTATCAATGAGTCGTGTTTGTGCACTGTATGAGGCGATAACACCGATAGTTTCGTCAGTTTCCTTGATAATTTCCTTTATGCGCTTAATAATTAGCTCGGCTTCAGCCTCGTTCGTTTTGCTTATTTTCCCAGATTCCTTGCTATCGACATTTTCCCAAACCGCACACTTGCAATCTCCATTTTTCTTAGTGTATCTTGAAACATGATGAATGCAGTCATTGGGATTTTTGCCGGTTTGAATATGTGTCTCGTCTCCGTAAAAATTTCGACTTACAAAGTCGCTTAATTTTTGCGGCATACGATATTGAGTATCGAGAGTTACCGTGCGTACAATGCCATCATTTCGTTCTGTTTTTAAATAATCCCATAAAGATTCGAATAGAGACTTTTCCATAAAGCCCTTCAATTCTTCGAACCGTTCCCTAGAATCATTGCTGCATTCCATTTGCTCTAGGATATCTTGATCAACAAGTTGGGGGAGTTGCTTGTGGTCGCCAACTAGTATAACTTTTTTTCGGGCTAAGGTGATGGGTATGAATAGGTCAAGAGGATTTGCTCGAGCAGCTTCATCGATGATGACGTAATCAAACTCAAAGTTTTTCTTACCAAGAAGCCTTACAAAAGATTCACTTTTTGATTGCTGTACTGTTGCCGCATAGGTCATGGCGTAACGGAGCATTGCGTTTCTGATGGATTTGAATCCGACATTTTCCTTATAGCTGTTTAGAACAATCAGTTTTTGTAGGTCGGTTTGCCTGATGCGTTCTCTGATGTTGGGCTCAATGGTCGTGTCGATATAATCCTTTAGAATTGTGAACAGCTGATTGTCAAACGAATCTGTTGGATTGGGAACCATTTGCTCAATGCATTTGTTTCTGAGTTCTTCAACCCAGTCAAGGTCTTCTTGGCTAGGTGTCGAATTCGCTAGTTTCTTTAGCTGATCGTACCCTTTTTCCAAGGCGTAACAATTCAAGGAATCCTTGCGCAAATCGTAGTATTCCAACACATGCTCAATCATTCTCTTGCCGTCGTCATTGAATCCTGTGCTGGTTGTTCTTAATCCCATTAGGCATTGGTAGAATTTATTGTTTATTTGCTTGACTTGGAATTTCTTTTTGAATTCCTTAAGAGTATCCACTTCTGACGGAGAAAGGATGCTGTTTGTGACGGCAAGATTGATGATTTCTTGTAGTAGGTTTCGTATTTCGTAAGAAGAGCTTGCAGCGCTTAGTGCATTAAGGCTTATTTGCAATTTTTCGTATTCGATGTATTGCGTGTCGGACTGTAACTTATTTATCTGTTCATCAATTTTTTTTGCGGTATCTTCTTGCCATTTCTGGAGTCCTCTGAAGATTTGTTCCTTGTCCTTTTGTTCCCCATAAAAGCGAAATACGGGAAGTCCCCAAATTGAGCTTCCGTCAGCCACATTATCAACAGCTACGTGTTGAAAACTTGTCAATAATATGCTAGGCATTTTTTCGGGATGCTTGGGGTCTATCGATTGTAGATATTTTTGTAATGCGTTGATAACGCTTGTCTTTCCTGTTCCGGGAGGTCCTTGGATGAGGGCTATGTCTGGTGTGTTCAGACAAACCTTTAGTGCCCTTTTTTGTGCTTCATTGGGTCTTCTGTTACCGAATGCCGCTTCAATTTTTAGATCGTTCAGCCTTTTGGGGACGGCTGCGGAGCCGAAGGAGGGGAGCGTTGTTTTATTTAAAATGTCTGTAATAGATGCAATAGGAATGTTGCGTGTTCGGATGTTTTCTAGTGCTGCTGTTCTGCGTTTGGATGCTATAGACCATGGTTTAAAATCTATGGCGAATCCCTCAAGTTCTAGTTTTTCGCTATTGTCATATTTAGGTTTTCTTTCGCCCCATTTCCAGGAAACTGTTCTTGTTTTCTCGTCAATCCGTTCGTCGCAAATATTGTAACTCTTACGTTTCGAGAAAACGTAGATGGAATAAGAATTCTTTTGATTGGCGTTTAGCTGATCGTATATGTTCTTGAAATTTTCTATTTCTTCGGATTTGTTTTGAAGTGTTGCGCTGCAGTTTTCTCCTTTGGCAGTTATCTTTTCAATGCGAAGAATGCCAGACTGGATTTTATAATCTTCCAGCATCTGCGCGTCAACCTGATTATACTTTTCCCAAAGGTTTATGATGGAGTTTGGGTCTGCGGCTTGTTTAGCTAATTGTGCATTCAAAATGGGATCGCTTACGATGGCTTCCTGTTCTGATACGAATCGAATGTGCGCAATCCCTTTTTGTACATTCAATTTTTTTTGAGGAGACTTTTTTAGATTGCTGACAAAGAGATACTCCTTGCCGTCTACCTTCTTACTTTCGATATTTGCAACATAATTGCATCCGAGCCATCCTCCTTCCAAGTTTGAGGTATTGCTCAGAATTCTAAAGAATAAGTACGAATTTTCAGTGGTTTGGAAAAGAAACTCTTTTTTGAACCATTCTAGAGCCTGTTCTGTTTCTTTAAAACCATATTTCTTAGTGACTTCTATGAGCCTGTAGGTTGGAATGACGATATTGCATGTCTGTTCGGTGTTTCCTATAATGGTCGGTCCGCCAAAATCCCACTTGTTTAGGGTCACCTCGTATTTTTTATCTGCTTGTTTTACGGAATCAACAATGTAGAGTGACTCCTGATTGTATGGAAGTGAATTTTGTGGCCAGAATATCCTTTCTGGATGATTGTAGTTTTTGAAATATCCGCTTGGGGTGAATTCCAAAACATCGTGTTTGGCGATTTCGAATTTCCCGTCATTGTCAAATATGGCGTCTATGACTTGTGCCGAAGAATTGCATGCAATGATATTTAGTTGCTCGTTATTCATTTTTCACCCCAATATTTGAACAGGATGACGCTCCTGAATTTCAAGGAATCGTTTTCTTCGGAATCATCATGTATAATTTTTGTTCGTGTGTATTCGGGGAAAAGGATTTGGTACTGTTTGCCTTCCTTGACGTCGATAAGGAGGGAAATCCCCTTTTTCAGGGTGCAGCTCTTTGTGTTTTTTTCTTTGGGAATGTTTAATGTTACCTTCAGTTCCTTCTGATCGGTCAGTAGTATGCTCAGTTGCTGCTTGGATACGTTGAATGATGCTTCGATGTTTGCCGATTTGGTTTCTGCTATGGGAATGTTCATTAGGGTAGATGTATCCTCTAGCAGGTACGCGGGATGGCTGAAAACTGTGTCTTGAATTTTGTTCCCTGCAAGAATGGTATTGAGTATAAGAATATATGGAGTATGTGATTCTTTGTCGCAGAACGGACATTCATGCTTCTTGCCGACTTTGATATAATGCTTTCCGCAATTCTTGCATTTCATAAAAGATGTTTCGCCTATTCGAAGCGTCTCAATCCATTCAAATAGGGCGGGCCTTGTCAAAAAACTTTTTTCACCGGAAAAAGTCCTTTTGAAAAGACTCTGTAGCATTTCTGTTTCCAAAAGATTGCGGAGAGCCGATGATTTGCCTGTGTTGTCTTTGTCCATGTCGTCAATGAAAGGAAGATCCGATTCCTCCTCTTTTTTTTCCATAGTGGATATTTCCATGGTTGCAGCATCGGTTACGAGTTTGCCGTGGAACGGCAACTCTTGTCGTAGAGCAAAGAATGCTATGACTGCAAAACTCCATGTGTCGCTCAAGGGCGTGTTGAACTTATGTTCTCTTATAACTTCAGGAGCGGAGAATCCTTTGAATGAAATTGAATCGTTGAAGTCGGCGGCAATGACCATGTTGTCACAGTCAATTAGTTGAACTTCATTATATTCTGTATTGCTTGAAATAAAAACATTATTAGGATTTAAGTCTCCGTAACAGTATCCTACGGAATGAATTTGTTCAAGAATTTCAGCAAGCTTTCGCAAAAGTGTGTAGATGCGGCGGATGCCACCTAGTCGATCAAGATATAAACCAAATGATTCGTTTTTTTTGCATTGAAGGCTGCTCAACGAAACCATGTCTTCCATTAGTTCCATGACGTAACCGTAGAAGATTTTGCCTCCTTTTTCTATAGGCTTGATTTCGTTTAGGGGCTTTGCGATATAGTCGGGCAAATCGATTCTAGAACGAAGATTTCTGTAGCGTCTATAGACTGTTTCCGGATTGAAACCTTTTGAAGCGTAGCTCAATTTGATGAGTAGATTCGTCCGCTGGGTCTTATATACGGCTCCTTGACCGCCTTCACCGATGCATTCTTTTAGCTCGAAAATGCCTGCACTTTCGGTTTCAACATTAGTGATTTTATTTTGCTTTACAATTTCGTCTGTAAACATAATTAGTCACCTTCGTTCAATGACGACGATTGTCTTATCGTCTATGTGGTGTTGGGTTGGCCAATGAATCAGTTCGTTTGTAAGTTCTTTTTGAGCTTGTTTTTTTGAACCTTTGAGAAAAATATCAAATGTGGAAACAAAATTTTCTATTGCCTCTGGTAAAATATCTTCGCTAATGCCGTCGGTCATCATGAGCAGTCGATCTTTTGGTGAGGATAGGTCAATTTTGTTCATTCGCCAAAGAGGAGAAATGTCATAGTTTCCCATAGCGGATGTTTCATTGCCGAAACCATTTTTATTATCTGCGAATACGTTGATTTTTTCATTGTGTTTTACAAGAGTCATTCCGTCGCCCAATTGGACTAACC
Coding sequences within it:
- a CDS encoding PP2C family protein-serine/threonine phosphatase translates to MILLYTDGLTEAMNANGKLFGLKRVEETICGGGKTGGNSELSAFAEPQQLLDTMSHAVSEFVNGAEQSDDLTMLVIKYKG
- a CDS encoding protein kinase domain-containing protein, encoding MFTDEIVKQNKITNVETESAGIFELKECIGEGGQGAVYKTQRTNLLIKLSYASKGFNPETVYRRYRNLRSRIDLPDYIAKPLNEIKPIEKGGKIFYGYVMELMEDMVSLSSLQCKKNESFGLYLDRLGGIRRIYTLLRKLAEILEQIHSVGYCYGDLNPNNVFISSNTEYNEVQLIDCDNMVIAADFNDSISFKGFSAPEVIREHKFNTPLSDTWSFAVIAFFALRQELPFHGKLVTDAATMEISTMEKKEEESDLPFIDDMDKDNTGKSSALRNLLETEMLQSLFKRTFSGEKSFLTRPALFEWIETLRIGETSFMKCKNCGKHYIKVGKKHECPFCDKESHTPYILILNTILAGNKIQDTVFSHPAYLLEDTSTLMNIPIAETKSANIEASFNVSKQQLSILLTDQKELKVTLNIPKEKNTKSCTLKKGISLLIDVKEGKQYQILFPEYTRTKIIHDDSEENDSLKFRSVILFKYWGEK
- a CDS encoding PP2C family serine/threonine-protein phosphatase, with protein sequence MLTEFFTRRKWKYIQASARGPGHIRENIPNQDSAFIGFVGKFLLVMVCDGLGSHAHSDYGAKTLCKLFTPCFKEWCQIKPHDLTDFLRLLHCRWLMHSRKFGADKCGSTCQLAIINSKGKGWLVQLGDGMTLVKHNEKINVFADNKNGFGNETSAMGNYDISPLWRMNKIDLSSPKDRLLMMTDGISEDILPEAIENFVSTFDIFLKGSKKQAQKELTNELIHWPTQHHIDDKTIVVIERR
- a CDS encoding DEAD/DEAH box helicase family protein, which encodes MNNEQLNIIACNSSAQVIDAIFDNDGKFEIAKHDVLEFTPSGYFKNYNHPERIFWPQNSLPYNQESLYIVDSVKQADKKYEVTLNKWDFGGPTIIGNTEQTCNIVIPTYRLIEVTKKYGFKETEQALEWFKKEFLFQTTENSYLFFRILSNTSNLEGGWLGCNYVANIESKKVDGKEYLFVSNLKKSPQKKLNVQKGIAHIRFVSEQEAIVSDPILNAQLAKQAADPNSIINLWEKYNQVDAQMLEDYKIQSGILRIEKITAKGENCSATLQNKSEEIENFKNIYDQLNANQKNSYSIYVFSKRKSYNICDERIDEKTRTVSWKWGERKPKYDNSEKLELEGFAIDFKPWSIASKRRTAALENIRTRNIPIASITDILNKTTLPSFGSAAVPKRLNDLKIEAAFGNRRPNEAQKRALKVCLNTPDIALIQGPPGTGKTSVINALQKYLQSIDPKHPEKMPSILLTSFQHVAVDNVADGSSIWGLPVFRFYGEQKDKEQIFRGLQKWQEDTAKKIDEQINKLQSDTQYIEYEKLQISLNALSAASSSYEIRNLLQEIINLAVTNSILSPSEVDTLKEFKKKFQVKQINNKFYQCLMGLRTTSTGFNDDGKRMIEHVLEYYDLRKDSLNCYALEKGYDQLKKLANSTPSQEDLDWVEELRNKCIEQMVPNPTDSFDNQLFTILKDYIDTTIEPNIRERIRQTDLQKLIVLNSYKENVGFKSIRNAMLRYAMTYAATVQQSKSESFVRLLGKKNFEFDYVIIDEAARANPLDLFIPITLARKKVILVGDHKQLPQLVDQDILEQMECSNDSRERFEELKGFMEKSLFESLWDYLKTERNDGIVRTVTLDTQYRMPQKLSDFVSRNFYGDETHIQTGKNPNDCIHHVSRYTKKNGDCKCAVWENVDSKESGKISKTNEAEAELIIKRIKEIIKETDETIGVIASYSAQTRLIDKIAKSDAELKKKIDNKHLEIGSIDAFQGRQFDIVFFSVVRSNDRNNFGFLKSENRLNVAFSRQKKLLVIVGNRKMYETEKAQEEVPALKEFIKLADEEK